The nucleotide window AGACCGAACTGTCTCACGACGTTCTGAACCCAGCTCGCGTGCCACTTTAATGGGCGAACAGCCCAACCCTTGGGACCTTCTCCAGCCCCAGGATGTGACGAGCCGACATCGAGGTGCCAAACCCCCCCGTCGATATGAGCTCTTGGGGGAGATCAGCCTGTTATCCCCGGAGTACCTTTTATCCTTTGAGCGATGGCCCTTCCATGCGGAACCACCGGATCACTATGCTCTTGTTTCCAACCTGATCGACCTGTATGTCTCTCAGTCAAGCACCCTTATGCCATTGCACTCTACGCACGGTTACCAAGCGTGCTGAGGGTACCTTTAGAAGCCTCCGTTACTCTTTTGGAGGCGACCACCCCAGTCAAACTACCCACCAAGCACTGTCCTCATCTCTGAGTTAGACTCTAGATAAGCAAAGGGTGGTATTTCAAGGATGACTCCACAACGCCTAGCGACGCTGCTTCGATGTCTCCCACCTATCCTACACATTACTTATCCAAAGCCAATACTAAGCTATAGTAAAGGTTCACGGGGTCTTTTCGTCCCGCTGCGGGTAATCGGCATCTTCACCGATACTACAATTTCACCGAGCTCATGGCTGAGACAGTGTCCAGATCGTTGCACCATTCGTGCAGGTCGGAACTTACCCGACAAGGAATTTCGCTACCTTAGGACCGTTATAGTTACGGCCGCCGTTTACTGGGGCTTCATTTCAGATCTTCGCCGAAGCTAAACCCTCCACTTAACCTTCCAGCACCGGGCAGGTGTCAGGCCTTATACATCATCTTTCAATTTAGCAAAGCCCTGTGTTTTTGATAAACAGTCGCCTGGACCTTTTCACTGCGGCCCATCCGAAGATGGGCGACGCTTCTCCCGAAGTTACGCGTCTATTTTGCCTAGTTCCTTAGCCATGAATCTCTCGAGCACCTTAGAATTCTCATCCCAACTACCTGTGTCGGTTTACGGTACGGGTTCTTATAATCTGAAGCTTAGAGGTTTTTCTTGGAAGCCTTTAGGCACACTATCCACTCGTCCGAAGATTTGTGGTACTATCGACTTTCTCCAAAACCTGCGGATTTACCTACAAGTCCTATAAATACAGTCTTCAACGTACTATTCCGTCAGTACGCGGTGCTTTCAATACTCCGTCACCCCATCGCAATTATAAGAAGTACAGGAATATTAACCTGTTATCCATCGACTACTCCCTTCGGATTCGCCTTAGGACCCGACTAACCCTCAGCTGATTAGCATCGCTGAGGAAACCTTAGTCTTTCGGTGTGCGGGTTTCTCGCCCGCATTATCGTTACTTATGCCTACATTTTCTTTTGTAATCACTCCAGCATACCTCACAGTACACCTTCTACGCAGATTACAATGCTCCCCTACCACTTTTACAAGTCCATAGCTTCGGTAATATGTTTATGCCCGATTATTATCCATGCTCGTCCGCTCGACTAGTGAGCTGTTACGCACTCTTTAAATGAATGGCTGCTTCCAAGCCAACATCCTAGCTGTCTGGGCAGACAAACCTCGTTTTTTCAACTTAACATATATTTGGGGACCTTAGCTGATGGTCTGGGTTCTTTCCCTCTCGGACATGGACCTTAGCACCCATGCCCTCACTGCTGAGAAACATTTTATAGCATTCGGAGTTTGTCAGGAATTGGTAGGCGGTGAAGCCCCCGCATCCAATCAGTAGCTCTACCTCTATAAAACTTTTACTCAACGCTGCACCTAAATGCATTTCGGGGAGTACGAGCTATTTCCGAGTTTGATTGGCCTTTCACCCCTACCCACAGGTCATCCAAAGACTTTTCAACGTCAACTGGTTCGGTCCTCCACTATGTGTTACCACAGCTTCAACCTGCCCATGGGTAGATCACTCGGTTTCGCGTCTACTACTACTAACTAAAGCGCCCTATTCAGACTCGCTTTCGCTACGGCTCCATGTCTTAAACATTTAACCTTGCTAGAAACAGTAACTCGTAGGCTCATTATGCAAAAGGCACGCCGTCACACATAAATGTGCTCCGACCGCTTGTAAGCGCACGGTTTCAGGTTCTCTTTCACTCCCTTACTTAGGGTTCTTTTCACCTTTCCCTCACGGTACTAGTTCACTATCGGTCTCTCAGGAGTATTTAGCCTTACCGGATGGTCCCGGTGGATTCATACAGGATTACACGTGTCCCGCACTACTCAGGATACCACTATCAATATCTTCAATTACTTTTACGGGACTATCACCCTCTTTGGTCTGTCTTTCCAAACAGTTCTAATTCTATCAGTATTGAATATCGTGGTCCTACAACCCCAATATTGCCGTAACAACATTGGTTTGGGCTAATCCGCGTTCGCTCGCCACTACTAACGGAATCACTTTTGTTTTCTCTTCCTCCGGTTACTTAGATGTTTCAGTTCACCGGGTTTGCCTGCTTTCGCATACTATGTCTTCAACATAGTGGGTTGCCCCATTCGGATATTTACGGATTATAAGGTATGTGCCCCTCCCCGTAACTTTTCGCAGCTTATCACGTCCTTCATCGCCTCTGAGAGCCTAGGCATCCGCCATGCGCTCTTACTTAACTTATTGTACTTTTTGCTACAGTATTACTACTGCAACGAGCTCTTTTATATTTTTATAAAAAATTGTCTAAAATATCTCTATTTTAAACTCTCTATCTTTTTGATTCTTACGATATCATTTTACCAATATGTCAATGAACTTTATCTGCTCTCGCAAATTGTGGAGAATATCGGAGTCGAACCGATGACCTCTTGCGTGCAAGGCAAGCGCTCTAGCCAGCTGAGCTAATCCCCCATATACTAGATGTTAGTATATAGTAGTTAGTAGTTAGTACTTAACTACTACTCGAACTTCTAGAATTTCCTTTATATTAAACTTTTAGTAGTCCCGGGCAGACTCGAACTGCCGACCTCTACATTATCAGTGTAGCGCTCTAACCAGCTGAGCTACGAGACTATAATAGCTTTAATATAATATATTTTAAAATTAACAGCAAAGAGTAAAAATTACCTTTTGTAACTCACCATCTTTCTCTAGAAAGGAGGTGTTCCAGCCGCACCTTCCGGTACGGCTACCTTGTTACGACTTAGCCCTAGTTACCAGTTTTACCCTAGGCGGCTCCTTACGGTGACCGACTTCAGGCACCCCCAGCTTCCATGGCTTGACGGGCGGTGTGTACAAGGCCCGGGAACGTATTCACCGGATCATGGCTGATATCCGATTACTAGCGATTCCAGCTTCACGGAGTCGAGTTGCAGACTCCGATCCGAACTGTGATATGGTTTATAGATTCGCTCTCTGTTGCCAGATGGCTGCTCATTGTCCATACCATTGTAGCACGTGTGTGGCCCAGGACGTAAGGGCCGTGATGATTTGACGTCATCCCCACCTTCCTCTCGGTTTGCACCGGCAGTCTCGTTAGAGTCCCCATCTTTACATGCTGGCAACTAACGACAAGGGTTGCGCTCGTTATAGGACTTAACCTGACACCTCACGGCACGAGCTGACGACAACCATGCAGCACCTTGTAATCTGTCCGAAGAAAACTCTATCTCTAAAGCTGTCAGACTACATTTAAGCCCTGGTAAGGTTCCTCGCGTATCATCGAATTAAACCACATGCTCCACCGCTTGTGCGGGCCCCCGTCAATTCCTTTGAGTTTCAATCTTGCGATCGTACTCCCCAGGTGGGACACTTATCACTTTCGCTTAGTCACTGAGCTAATGCCCAACAACTAGTGTCCATCGTTTACGGCGTGGACTACCAGGGTATCTAATCCTGTTCGCTCCCCACGCTTTCGTCCATGAGCGTCAGTACATACGTAGTAGACTGCCTTCGCAATCGGTATTCTGTGTAATATCTATGCATTTCACCGCTACACTACACATTCTATCTACTTCCATATGACTCAAGTCAACCAGTATCAAAGGCAGTTCCATAGTTAAGCTATGGGATTTCACCTCTGACTTAATTGACCGCCTGCGGACCCTTTAAACCCAATGATTCCGGATAACGCTCGGACCCTCCGTATTACCGCGGCTGCTGGCACGGAGTTAGCCGGTCCTTATTCTTACAGTACCGTCAAGCTGCTACACGTAGCAGTGTTTCTTCCTGTATAAAAGCAGTTTACAACCCATAGGGCAGTCTTCCTGCACGCGGCATGGCTGGGTCAGAGTTACCTCCATTGCCCAATATTCCTCACTGCTGCCTCCCGTAGGAGTCTGGTCCGTGTCTCAGTACCAGTGTGGGGGATCTCCCTCTCAGGACCCCTACCTATCGAAGTCTTGGTAAGCCGTTACCTTACCAACTAACTAATAGGACGCATAGTCATCTTTTACCGATAAATCTTTAATTACAAAGTGATGCCACTTCGCAATACTATGGGATATTAATCTTCATTTCTAAAGGCTATCCCCCTGTAAAAGGTAGATTCTATACGCGTTACGCACCCGTGCGCCGGTCGTCATCTAGTGCAAGCACTAATGTTACCCCTCGACTTGCATGTGTTAAGCCTGCCGCTAGCGTTCATCCTGAGCCAGGATCAAACTCTTCATTGTATATTTTAAATAATATGAATGAATAAGTTTCAAAAGAATTACATTAATCTAAACTAATGTGGTTATTCTACTCTTTGTTTACGCTGTCAATTTCAATATTTTCAATGAACTTATTTGAACTAAAAATTAAATATCTCTCAACCTAATCTTAATATCAAACTCTGTAGAAATGATAGAATCGAACTATCTAAAATTGTTAAATCTTATTCCAAAATCTCTCTGAACGTTTTCGCTGTTTTTGTTAGCGGGTGCAAATATATAAACTATTTTAATTCTGACAATAAAAAAATAAATTATTTTTAATTTTATTTTTTAACCCCTAAAAACTTGAACTTTTTTCCGAAAAAATCGGACTGCAAAGATACTACTAAATAACTTTACAAACCTAATTAAATTTGAAAAAATTTTAAACCAAATCAAAACTTAAATCCCCCTCAAAAAAAAACCAAAAACAACATCTCAATGAACTAAACTAACATACTCATATTTCCGTTAGCGGGTGCAAATATACAACTCATTTCTATTCCCACAACTATTTATCAATAAAAAATAAAACCTTTTTTGAAACTAAATCACAAACCTCTCAAAACATGAAACTTATAACAATAAAAAAAATGAAAAATCTGGAAAGAAAATAAAACAACTTCGTCAAAAATGATTTATTATCTATATTTCTACAATCTCTCAAAGTAATGTAATCATCAAGATCCATTTTAGAACTAAATTATACTCTAAAAAACATGGTTATATTAAGTATACATATATATTGTATTAAAAATTGTTTTCTAATATCTTTGCAGTTCAAATTTAAGACGATAAATGATTAAGATTACTTTACCAGATGGAAGTATTAAGGAGTTTGAAAAAAATAGCACTCCTTTTGACGTAGCTAAAAGCATAAGTGAAGGATTGGCGAGAAATATTATTTCTGCTAGTTTTAATGGAATAACAGTTGAAACCACTACCCCATTAACCACAGATGGATCTTTAATACTTTATACGTTTAATGACAACGAAGGTAAAAAAGCTTTTTGGCATTCTTCTGCTCACGTTTTAGCTGAAGCCATATTAAGTTTTCATCCAAATGCAAAGTTAACTATTGGACCTGCCATTGATAATGGGTTCTATTATGACTTAGATTTAGGTGAAGAAACAATTTCAGAAAAAGATTTTTCAGCTATTGAAAAGAAGTTTCTAGAGATTGCAAGAGGAAAACATCAATTTAAAATGAGAGAAGTATCTAAAGCAGATGCTTTGTCATTATATAAAGAAGAGAATAATCCATATAAAGTTGAGTTAATCGAAAACTTAACAGATGGAGATATTACTTTTTGCGACCATAGCAATTTTACAGACTTATGTAGGGGAGGTCATATTCCAAATACAGGCATCATTAAAGCAATCAAAATAATGAATGTTGCTGGCGCCTATTGGAGAGGTGATGAAAAGAATAATCAGTTAACTCGTGTTTACGGAATAAGTTTCCCTAAACAAAAAATGCTAACTGAATACCTAGAATTATTAGAAGAGGCAAAAAAACGCGATCATAGGAAACTAGGTAAAGAATTAGAATTATTTACCTTCTCTCAAAAAGTTGGTGCAGGTTTACCTTTATGGCTACCAAAAGGAGCTGCTTTACGTGAACGTTTACAAAATTTCCTAAAAGCTGCTCAGAAAAAAGCAGGTTATGAAATGGTGATGACACCACATATTGGTCAGAAAGAATTATATGTAACCTCTGGTCATTACGAAAAATATGGTGAAGATAGTTTTCAGGCAATAAAAACCCCTAAAATGGATGAGGAGTTTTTACTAAAACCAATGAACTGCCCTCATCACTGTGAAGTATACAACTTTAAACCTTATTCATATAAAGATTTACCAAAACGATTTGCAGAATTTGGTACTGTATATAGGTATGAACAAAGTGGAGAATTGCATGGTTTAACAAGAGTAAGAGGTTTTACACAAGATGATGCTCATATCTTTTGTACTCCAGAACAATTAGATCAAGAATTCAAAGAAGTAATAGATTTAGTGCTTTATGTTTTCGGTTCTTTAGGATTTGAAGATTTTACAGCACAGGTTTCTATTAGAGACATGGATAACCTCGATAAATATATAGGTGATGTTGAAACTTGGGAAATTGCAGAAAATGCCATTATCTCTGCAGCAAAAGATAAAGGATTAGATTATGTAATTGAAGAAGGTGAAGCTGCTTTTTACGGTCCTAAATTAGACTTTATGGTTAAAGATGCATTAGGTAGAAGTTGGCAATTAGGTACAATTCAGGTTGATTACAATTTACCTAAACGTTTTGATTTAACGTATACAGGCTCTGACAATCAATCTCACAGACCAGTAATGATTCATAGAGCACCATTTGGATCTATGGAACGATTCATTGCTGTATTGCTAGAGCATACAGGTGGTAATTTCCCACTTTGGTTAACTCCAGAGCAAGTTATTATACTGCCAATCAGCGATAAATATCAAAAATATACCGAAAAAGTTTTAGAATCGTTAGAAAATTCCGAAATTCGCGCCCTCGTAGACGACAGAAGTGAAAAAACCGGCCGTAAAATACGAGATGCAGAAGTGAGTAAAATACCTTTTATGGTTATTGTGGGAGAGAAAGAAGAACAAGATGGCACAGTTTCTGTAAGAAAACATGGAGAAGGTGATATTGGAACTTTTACAATTGAAGAATTTAAATCTTTAATTAAGGAAGAAGAAAGTAAAACATTAAAGAAATTTAAGTAAATTTGAATTTCATCAAAAAAATAAAAAACTGGAAAACAGTTATACGTTAAATTTAAAATTATAAGTCATAGCAATTAGAAGAAGCAGGTCTAGAAGACCATTAAGAGTAATCAAAGAAGATCAACACAGAATTAACGACAAAATTAAATATGTTGATGAAGTTCGTGTGGTTGGAGACAATGTAGAAGTTGGTGTATATCCTTTAGCAAAAGCTAAAGAGATGGCAAGAGAACAAGAATTAGATTTAGTTGAAATTTCACCTAAAGCAAAACCTCCTGTTTGTAAAATTATTGATTACAAGAAGTTCTTGTATGAGCAGAAAAAACGTGAAAAAGCTTTAAAATCTAAAGCAACCAAAGTTACCATTAAGGAAATACGTTTTGGACCTCAAACTGATGAGCATGATTATGAATTTAAAAAGAAACATGCAATTAAGTTCTTACAAGATGGGGCTAAATTAAAAGCTTTCGTTTTCTTTAAAGGACGATCAATTATCTTTAAAGAGCAAGGGCAAATTTTATTACTAAAATTAGCTCAAGAATTAGAAGATTATGGTAAAGTAGAGCAATTACCAAAATTAGAAGGTAAACGTATGATTATGTTTATTGCTCCTAAAAAATCAAAATAAAAAGTTCTTAAAGAACTAAAGGTTTAGAGTTTAAAAGTTTAGTAAAATAAACTTTTAAACTTTTTGAGTCTTTACAAATTAAGAAAAACAATATTAAGCAAGTTAAAACGAAGGAGAAATGCCTAAAATGAAAACAAAATCTAGTGCCAAAAAACGATTTAAAGTTACAGGTACTGGTAAAATCAAAAGAAAGCACGCGTTTAAAAGTCACATCTTAACAAAGAAGTCTAAAAAACGTAAATTAAAGCTAACTCATGATACTTTAGTACACAAGTCTGATGAGCCTAGCATTAAGCAAATGTTAAACTTAAAATAACTAGTTTAACCAGGGAATTTAATTATTAACCATGGAGTTAGGCCTAAACAAAAGTATTCTTAACAGAATCGCCTACTACAAAACACATTGAAATTATGCCAAGATCAGTAAATTCAGTAGCCTCAAGAAATAGAAGAAAAAAAATCTTGAAGGCAGCAAAAGGTTACTTTGGACGTAGAAAAAACGTTTATACAGTAGCAAAAAACGCGGTTGAAAAAGGTATGCTATATGCATATAGAGACCGTAAAAACAATAAGAGAAACTTCCGTTCTTTATGGATAACGCGTATTAACGCTGCAGCTCGTTTAAACGGAATGTCTTACTCACAGTTTATGGGTAAAGTTAAAGCTAACAATATTCAGTTAAATCGTAAGGTTTTAGCAGATTTAGCAGTTAACAACCCAGACGCTTTTAAGGCAGTTGTAGAGAAAATCAAATAAATAATAATACTTGCTTATAACAAAAACCCAAACGTAACGTTTGGGTTTTTTTAATACATTTACATTTTAAAGTACACCTAATGAAATCAAGAATATTAACATTACTATTTATATTAACAAGCGTAACATTTTTTGCTCAAGAAGAAGTAAAAGAAGATAATTCTATTAAAGGACAGTTTGATAAAATTTACAGAACATCTACCACTTATCAGGTTTACAAAGTAATTTCAAAAGAAAAATACGAAAAGTTAAAAGCTAATGTTTTAGATTCATTGCGTAAATCCGAAAAAACGATTTCTGAGAAAGACAATTTGTTAAAATCAGAAAGAAATAGTATTGAAAAACTAAATACAGATTTAGAAAAAACTAAAGAAGAACTAGAATTAGCTTTAGCTAAAGAAAACTCAATATCATTATTAGGTTTTCAAGTTAGTAAAGTTACCTATAACTTAGTTTTATGGTTAATTATAATAGTACTAGCTTTAGCATTAGCTTTCTTTGTTTTTAAATTTTCTAAAAGTCATATTTTAACAAAAGAAGCAAAAGAAAATTTAGAAACTGTAGAAGAAGACTTCGAAAATCATCGTAAGAAATCTTTAGAAAGAGAGCAGAAACTAAGAAGACAATTACAAGACGAAATTAATAAGCAAAGAAATAGTTAAGCTTATCAATTTTATCCTTCAATAATTCTTTAACCCTTTTTGATTTTTAATGATAATTATACATCAAAATTCATTATTCGTATCTTAAATTTATTAGTATCGTAATTTTAATGTGCTTTGTTAAATCGTAAAAGTTTTTGTATTAGTTAATTAGTATTTACTTATCTTAAGGGTCGTAAACCAACTAACTTAAAAACTTTTTACAAACCTTATGAAAGCCCTTTTTTTTACAAGAGAATTTCCTCCTTATGTTTATGGAGGTGCAGGTGTTCATGTAGAATATTTAGCAGATGAATTATCTAAATTAATGAAGGTTGATGTTCGTTCTTTTGGAGATCAAGATGAGAACCAACCCAATTTAAATGTAAAAGGTTTTCCATATGAAAATGCGCTTTTCAATGATTCCGATTCTAAGCTAAAAGCCGTTTTTCAAACTCTTAGCACCAATTTACAAATGAATGCAGAAGCTATAGATGCAGATGTTGTGCATTGCCATACTTGGTATGCACATTTTGCAGGTATTGTTGCCAAGCTTTGTTATGGTGTACCCTTAGTTATTACAACACATTCTTTAGAACCACTTCGTCCTTGGAAGAGAGAACAGCTAGGTAATGGTTATGACGCTTCTTCTTGGATAGAAAAAACAGCCATTGAAATGGCTGATGCACTTATTGCTGTATCTGAAGAAACTAAAGAAGACGTTTTAAAACATTTTAATGTTGATGAAGAAAAAGTTAAAGTAATTTACAATGGCATTAATTTACAAGAGTATGTGACTACCTCTGAAACAGATACTTTAGACGAATACAAAATTGATAAAACAAAGCCTTATCTTCTTTTTGTTGGTAGAATAACAAGACAAAAAGGGATTATACATTTAGTAAATGCTATAAAATACATAAATCCAGAAACTCAAATTGTACTTTGTGCTGGTGCTCCAGACACTAAAGAAATTGGAGAAGAAATGGAATCTGCAGTCAATGAAGTTCAGAAAACACGTAAAAACGTTATTTGGATTGATAAGATGGTTACCAAAAAAGAAATTATTCAATTATACTCACATGCAGCAGTATTCTGTTGCCCATCTATTTACGAACCCTTTGGAATTATAAATATTGAAGCAATGGCTTGTGATACAGCTGTTGTTGCGAGTGCAGTAGGTGGTATTAAAGAAGTAGTTGTTCATAATGAAACAGGTCTACTAATTCCTGTAGAACAACAAACATCTGCACCCTTTGAACCTGTGAATCCAGATAAATTTGCAAAAGATTTGGCTGAGGGTGTTAACACACTAATCCAAAATCCTGAGTTAAGAGAGTCTATGGCTAAAAAGGGTAGAGAAAGAGTAGAACAATATTTTGATTGGATAGCAATTGCAAAACAAGTAGAAGCATTATATAAAACATTAAAAAAGTAAATTGAAATGATAAACAACAAAGTACTTGGTATTATTTTAGGAGGTGGACAAGGTTCTAGATTATATCCATTAACTAAAGACAGATCTAAACCAGCTGTGCCAATTGCTGGTAAATACAGGTTAGTAGATATCCCAATCTCTAACTGTATTAATTCAGATATTAAAAGAATGTATGTTTTAACTCAATTTAATTCAGCTTCTCTAAATAAACATATCACTAACACATTTCACTTTAGTTTTTTTAGTTCTGCGTTTGTAGATGTTTTAGCTGCAGAACAAACTATTCATAGTGATAAATGGTTTCAAGGAACTGCAGATGCTGTTAGGCAAAGCATGCATCACTTTTTATCTAATGATTTTGAGTACGCTTTAATACTTTCTGGAGACCAATTATATCAAATGGATTTTAATGATATGATTAAAAAACACGAAGAAAGTGGCTCTGAAATTACTATTGCAACTTATCCTGTAAATGCCAAAGATGCTACCTCATTTGGTATTTTAAAAACCAATGATGATAATGTAATTACATCATTTATAGAAAAACCAGAAGCTAAATTACTTCCTGATTGGACCTCAGATGTAGGTGAAGCTATGAAAGCTGAAGGTAGAGATTACTTAGCTTCTATGGGTATTTATATTTTTAATAGAGATTTATTAAAAAAATTAATGGATAACCCAGATACCAACGATTTTGGAAAAGAAATTATACCTCAAGCCATTCAAGAACATAAAACATTAAGCTACCAATATGAAGGATATTGGACAGATATTGGAAACATCGATTCTTTCTTTGAGGCAAATTTAGGGTTAACAGACGATGTACCTAAATTTAATTTATATGATGATAAAAAGAGCATTTATACAAGAGCTAGAATTTTACCTACATCAAAATTATCTGGAACAATCTTAAACAAAGCTTTAGTTGGTGATGGTTGTATTATTCATGCAGAAAAAATAGAACGTTCAGTAATTGGAATTCGATCTAGAATTGGTAAAAATTCATTGATTTCTAACACATATATGATGGGTAATGATTATTACGAATCACTTGAAGATGTAGAAAAAAATAAGGTAGATATTATGATGGGTATTGGAGATCGATGCTACATTCATAATTGTATCGTAGATAGAAATTGTAGAATTGGAGATGATGTACGAATAAATGGTGGTACACATATAAAAGATATAGAAACAGATACATACATGGTTAAAGAAGGTATTGTTGTTATAAAGAAAGATGCAACTATACCTAAGGGAACAATTATAGGATAATAAATAACCGAATTAGATTTTTTGTATGCAAGATCAAAGTAGAATTGTTATAGAAAATATTGCTCCTCAACTAAATTGTGGAGCTGTTTTTATAAAACGAGTTGTAAACGAAATTGTAAATGTTACTGCAGATGTTTTAGTAGATGGGCATGATGTTTTACAAGCAAGTGTTTTATATAAACATGAATCAGAAAAAACATGGTCAGAAACTAGAATGCAAGATTTAGGCAATGATGTTTATTCAGCTAGTTTCACAACAGCCAAACAAGGTTATTATACTTACAAATTACAAGGTTGGGTAGACTATGCATTAAATTGGCAACATGGAATTGAGCGTAAAATTGATGATCATCAACATGTAAGTTCTGAACTGTTAGAAGGGGCTGAATTACTAAACAATATTAAAGGTAAATTAAGTAAAGATGAAAAAGCTTACCTAACTCATTTAAAAAATATATTTAAAAATAAAGACAGTTATAGTGAAGCTATTTCAGAAGCTACATCAAACAAATTAAAATCACTTTTTATAGCTTACCCAGAAAAACTTTTAACACATACCTCTAAAGAATTACAGGTTTATGTTGATAGAGAAAAAGCTCGTTTTTCTACTTGGTATGAATTCTTTCCACGTTCATCTTCCGAAATAGAAGGTAAACATGGTACTTTTAAAGACTGTCATAGACTGCTACCAAGAATAGCAGACATGGGTTTTGATACTTTATACTTTCCTCCTATTCATCCAATAGGTGAAGTAAATAGAAAAGGTAAAAACAACACAACAAACGCTTTAGAAGGAGATGTTGGTTCAACTTGGGGTATTGGTTCTAAACATGGAGGTCATAAAGACATTCACCCAGAATTAGGTTCTTTAGAAGATTTTAAAACATTAGTTTCAGAGGCAAAATCTATGGGAATAGAAGTAGCTATGGATTATGCTTTACAAGCAGCTCCAGATCATCCTTGGGTTACAGATCATCCAGATTGGTTTAAATGGAGGCCAGATGGAACTGTGCAATATGCAGAAAATCCACCTAAAAAATACCAAGATATTTTACCAATTTATTGGGAAAGCAAAGACTTTAAAAACCTATGGAAAGAATGTTTAGACACATTATTCTATTGGATAGATTGTGGAGTTAATGTATTTAGAGTAGATAATCCTCATACAAAACCTTACTATTTTTGGGGATGGATTATTGAGCAAGTGAAGGCAAAACATCCAAATGTTTTATTTTTAGCAGAAGCATTTACCAAACCAAAAGTAATGCATCAGTTAGCAAAACAAGGTTACACACAATCGTATACTTATTTTACTTGGAGAGACTCCAAACATGAACTCATTGAGTATATGAACGAGTTAACACAAACTGATCAAAAAGAATACATGAGGCCAAATTTCTGGCCAAATACACCAGATATTAATCCTTTTCATTTGCAAGATGCACCTGAATCTAAATACATTCAGAGATATGCATTGGCTGCAACATTAAGTTCTAATATTGGAATTTATGGGCCAGTTTTTGAGCAAATGATAGATACACCAATTGTTGGTAAAGAAGAATATTACATGTCAGAGAAATTCCAA belongs to Polaribacter dokdonensis and includes:
- the thrS gene encoding threonine--tRNA ligase; the encoded protein is MIKITLPDGSIKEFEKNSTPFDVAKSISEGLARNIISASFNGITVETTTPLTTDGSLILYTFNDNEGKKAFWHSSAHVLAEAILSFHPNAKLTIGPAIDNGFYYDLDLGEETISEKDFSAIEKKFLEIARGKHQFKMREVSKADALSLYKEENNPYKVELIENLTDGDITFCDHSNFTDLCRGGHIPNTGIIKAIKIMNVAGAYWRGDEKNNQLTRVYGISFPKQKMLTEYLELLEEAKKRDHRKLGKELELFTFSQKVGAGLPLWLPKGAALRERLQNFLKAAQKKAGYEMVMTPHIGQKELYVTSGHYEKYGEDSFQAIKTPKMDEEFLLKPMNCPHHCEVYNFKPYSYKDLPKRFAEFGTVYRYEQSGELHGLTRVRGFTQDDAHIFCTPEQLDQEFKEVIDLVLYVFGSLGFEDFTAQVSIRDMDNLDKYIGDVETWEIAENAIISAAKDKGLDYVIEEGEAAFYGPKLDFMVKDALGRSWQLGTIQVDYNLPKRFDLTYTGSDNQSHRPVMIHRAPFGSMERFIAVLLEHTGGNFPLWLTPEQVIILPISDKYQKYTEKVLESLENSEIRALVDDRSEKTGRKIRDAEVSKIPFMVIVGEKEEQDGTVSVRKHGEGDIGTFTIEEFKSLIKEEESKTLKKFK
- the infC gene encoding translation initiation factor IF-3 translates to MKEDQHRINDKIKYVDEVRVVGDNVEVGVYPLAKAKEMAREQELDLVEISPKAKPPVCKIIDYKKFLYEQKKREKALKSKATKVTIKEIRFGPQTDEHDYEFKKKHAIKFLQDGAKLKAFVFFKGRSIIFKEQGQILLLKLAQELEDYGKVEQLPKLEGKRMIMFIAPKKSK
- the rpmI gene encoding 50S ribosomal protein L35 is translated as MPKMKTKSSAKKRFKVTGTGKIKRKHAFKSHILTKKSKKRKLKLTHDTLVHKSDEPSIKQMLNLK
- the rplT gene encoding 50S ribosomal protein L20, with product MPRSVNSVASRNRRKKILKAAKGYFGRRKNVYTVAKNAVEKGMLYAYRDRKNNKRNFRSLWITRINAAARLNGMSYSQFMGKVKANNIQLNRKVLADLAVNNPDAFKAVVEKIK
- the glgA gene encoding glycogen synthase, whose amino-acid sequence is MKALFFTREFPPYVYGGAGVHVEYLADELSKLMKVDVRSFGDQDENQPNLNVKGFPYENALFNDSDSKLKAVFQTLSTNLQMNAEAIDADVVHCHTWYAHFAGIVAKLCYGVPLVITTHSLEPLRPWKREQLGNGYDASSWIEKTAIEMADALIAVSEETKEDVLKHFNVDEEKVKVIYNGINLQEYVTTSETDTLDEYKIDKTKPYLLFVGRITRQKGIIHLVNAIKYINPETQIVLCAGAPDTKEIGEEMESAVNEVQKTRKNVIWIDKMVTKKEIIQLYSHAAVFCCPSIYEPFGIINIEAMACDTAVVASAVGGIKEVVVHNETGLLIPVEQQTSAPFEPVNPDKFAKDLAEGVNTLIQNPELRESMAKKGRERVEQYFDWIAIAKQVEALYKTLKK
- a CDS encoding glucose-1-phosphate adenylyltransferase; translated protein: MINNKVLGIILGGGQGSRLYPLTKDRSKPAVPIAGKYRLVDIPISNCINSDIKRMYVLTQFNSASLNKHITNTFHFSFFSSAFVDVLAAEQTIHSDKWFQGTADAVRQSMHHFLSNDFEYALILSGDQLYQMDFNDMIKKHEESGSEITIATYPVNAKDATSFGILKTNDDNVITSFIEKPEAKLLPDWTSDVGEAMKAEGRDYLASMGIYIFNRDLLKKLMDNPDTNDFGKEIIPQAIQEHKTLSYQYEGYWTDIGNIDSFFEANLGLTDDVPKFNLYDDKKSIYTRARILPTSKLSGTILNKALVGDGCIIHAEKIERSVIGIRSRIGKNSLISNTYMMGNDYYESLEDVEKNKVDIMMGIGDRCYIHNCIVDRNCRIGDDVRINGGTHIKDIETDTYMVKEGIVVIKKDATIPKGTIIG